One Malassezia restricta chromosome VI, complete sequence genomic region harbors:
- a CDS encoding translation initiation factor 4A, with protein sequence MSMPEETPVATDMQITDGEIQSNWDDVCDNFDNMNLAPELLRGVFAYGFERPSAIQSRAIVPVIKGHDVIAQAQSGTGKTATFSIAILQRIDPNLKAVQALVLAPTRELAQQIQNVVVALGDYMNIQCHACIGGTNVREDMARLGDGAQVVVGTPGRVYDMINRGAFRTDKLKMFCLDEADEMLSRGFKDQMYEVFQLLPQDTQVVLLSATMPEDVLAVTKKFMRDPVRILVKRDELTLEGIKQFYIGVEKEEWKFETLTDLYETVTITQAVIFCNTRRKVDWLTEQLHSQEFTVSAMHGDMDQQQREVIMREFRSGSSRVLITTDLLARGIDVQQVSLVINYDMPANRENYIHRIGRGGRFGRKGVAINFVTEDDVRMLRDIEQFYNTHIEEMPMNVADLI encoded by the exons ATGTCTAT GCCTGAAGAGACCCCTGTCGCCACCGACATGCAAATCACCGATGGTGAGATCCAGTCGAACTGGGATGACGTGTGCGACAACTTTGACAATATGAACCTCGCTCCTGAGCTTCTCCGTGGTGTGTTCGCTTATGG TTTTGAGCGTCCTTCGGCCATTCAATCGCGCGCGATTGTTCCTGTGATCAAGGGCCATGATGTGATTGCCCAGGCTCAGTCGGGTACTGGTAAGACGGCTACTTTCTCAATCGCTATCTTGCAGCGTATCGACCCAAACCTTAAGGCTGTTCAGGCTCTTGTACTGGCCCCCACTCGTGAACTGGCTCAACAGATCCAGAATGTCGTGGTGGCTCTCGGTGACTACATGAACATCCAGTGCCACGCCTGCATTGGTGGCACTAACGTGCGTGAGGACATGGCTCGCCTCGGTGACGGTGCCCAGGTGGTTGTCGGTACGCCTGGTCGTGTGTACGATATGATTAATCGTGGCGCTTTCCGTACGGACAAGCTCAAGATGTTCTGTCTTGATGAAGCCGACGAAATGCTCTCTCGTGGTTTCAAGGACCAGATGTACGAGGTGTTCCAGCTGTTGCCTCAGGACACTCAGGTCGTTCTGCTTTCTGCCACAATGCCAGAGGACGTGCTGGCTGTGACGAAGAAGTTCATGCGTGATCCCGTTCGCATCCTTGTCAAGCGTGATGAGCTTACGCTGGAAGGTATCAAGCAGTTCTACATCGGTGTTGAAAAGGAAGAATGGAAGTTTGAAACGCTGACCGACCTCTATGAGACTGTTACGATCACGCAGGCTGTGATCTTCTGCAACACTCGCCGTAAGGTCGACTGGCTGACAGAGCAGCTCCACTCGCAGGAGTTTACGGTGTCAGCCATGCACGGTGATATGGACCAACAACAACGTGAAGTGATTATGCGCGAGTTCCGTTCGGGCTCGTCGCGTGTGCTCATCACGACCGATCTTTTGGCGCGTGGTATTGATGTTCAGCAAGTCTCGCTTGTTATCAACTATGATATGCCTGCTAACCGCGAGAACTACATTCATCGTATTGGTCGTGGCGGTCGTTTCGGCCGTAAGGGTGTCGCTATCAACTTTGTCACGGAGGATGATGTCCGTATGTTGCGCGACATCGAGCAGTTCTACAACACCCATATCGAGGAAATGCCCATGAACGTGGCTGACCTCATCTGA
- a CDS encoding plasma membrane sulfite pump involved in sulfite metabolism, with protein MNSLTDETDADLDLSPTTASECEEGASSVALDAAVQIRPPQSFFAFLLWYFRMFLLHLSPIWFAMSMGTGITAVILQLLPYRFHGLETIALVFFAITLFFYLFFLFLSVIRFLLWPQVFWLLLFHSTHSDFLGCVSMSLSVIINFCVAHFIKEREGSFRYFVWALWWLNASFTTILCFGLTFLKTTRHAQYLNSITGIWLLPMVALIVVASAGGVVSDTLPIHYAKMTIILSYMMLGTGWSLTFFTLTLYYARLIFHKVPPAAIIITVFIPLGPCAQACFGFLRLASAIQNVYKNSGQSIFGAGLVSPENARLMDLAIQACSALLAVSMWGFAFFWLCMALTIWVDTWMATKLKFNLGWWGACFPMGVYALATIEMGTALDSGSFKVLGVVLTLATIAIWLFLVSLSLFYVARGKLFYEPYLGEVSQPPKSVESKRQYDFVPRNKIPRIWRYLNKFTGLKW; from the exons ATGAACTCTCTGACGGATGAAACCGATGCTGATCTAGATTTATCACCAACTACCGCTTCAGAATGCGAGGAGGGCGCGTCATCTGTAGCACTCGACGCAGCTGTCCAAATTCGTCCTCCGCAATCATTTTTCGCGTTTCTTCTGTGGTACTTTCGAATGTTTTTGTTACATTTGAGTCCAATTTGGTTTGCGATGTCCATGGGAACAGGTATTACAGCAGTGATTCTCCAACTGCTTCCCTACCGATTTCACGGACTGGAAACGATTGCTCTTGTCTTTTTTGCCATAACACTTTTTTTCTACTTGTTTTTCTTATTTTTAAGCGTGATAAGATTTCTATTATGGCCTCAAGTATTCTGGTTGCTCCTTTTTCACTCGACTCATTCCGATTTCCTGGGTTGTGTATCTATGTCTCTCAGCGTAATTATTAATTTTTGTGTGGCTCATTTTATCAAGGAAAGAGAGGGCAGTTTTAGATATTTTGTATGGGCCCTATGGTGGCTAAATGCTAGTTTCACAACTATCTTGTGCTTTGGACTAACCTTCCTCAAAACAACAAGGCATGCGCAATACTTAAACAGCATAACGGGTATATGGCTTCTGCCTATGGTTGCTCTGATTGTTGTTGCTTCTGCTGGAGGAGTTGTGTCTGACACGCTTCCCATTCATTATGCAAAAATGACAATTATTCTTTCTTACATGATGCTAGGCACCGGATGGTCTCTTACCTTCTTCACTTTGACTCTCTACTATGCACGACTCATATTCCACAAGGTGCCACCCGCGGCTATCATTATTACAGTTTTTATACCCCTAGGTCCATGCGCCCAGGCATGTTTTGGATTCCTTCGGCTTGCATCAGCGATACAAAATGTGTACAAAAACTCTGGTCAGTCTATTTTTGGTGCAGGTCTTGTTTCCCCTGAAAATGCGAGGCTCATGGATCTAGCTATTCAGGCCTGTTCTGCTCTACTTGCGGTGAGCATGTGGGGCTTTGCTTTTTTCTGGCTTTGTATGGCCTTGACAATCTGGGTCGATACTTGGATGGCCACGAAGTTAAAATTCAATTTAGGATGGTGGGGAGCATGTTTCCCTATGGGAGTGTATGCTCTAGCTACCATTGAGATGGGCACAGCATTGGATTCTGGATCATTTAAAGTTCTTGGTGTAGTACTAACCCTCGCCACCATTGCTATATGGCTATTCCTGGTCTCCTTATCCCTATTTTATGTCGCGCGTGGAAAATT ATTTTATGAACCTTACTTGGGAGAAGTGAGCCAGCCGCCCAAGTCCGTTGAATCGAAGCGGCAGTACGACTTTGTGCCTCGAAATAAGATACCCCGAATTTGGCGATATTTGAACAAGTTTACTGGCCTCAAATGGTAA
- a CDS encoding dolichyl-phosphate-mannose-protein mannosyltransferase: MSTGDSNYLLGRSDSLNLVARNKRNSVPDIEGATTTRSSDEPIIHSEPQSSGAILPTHTNTKSAMGLSLTWNEDSPRARLLAPGTVRPKQKDTRSSKLSKYAEAMPSVQPPMPLFEQVKLAFQNDTYMIMLYTILSIITRLYRIGANDHVVWDEAHFGKFGSYYIRHLFYFDVHPPIGKILVAVAGWLSGFDGNFEFESGDQYPRQVPFVSMRIIMSLYGIAMVPIAYMTAQSLNWNWRSKHLFAIMILLDNGLLTISRFILLDSMLLVFTVSTVLGLVRFHRMQKQPFTFWWWFWLMYTGVSLGCVTGVKLVGLFVTALVGLYTIEDLWNKLGDLKMPVRTYLRHWCARITALIMVPVAIYVIGFKLHFMILYKSGSGDAQMSSLFQSHLEGSDLSNFPLEVAYGSKVTLKNQAYGGGLLHSHIQTYPGGSEEHQVTCYHHKDDNNNFIITPIYEEPQLPSPDAQDTTPPRMLRNGDVVRLVHEQLNTNLRSQATPGFISKDKYEVSSRPMDKGQDSSEYWVVEVLKDVNYGPGKAGMPIRTLSTTLRFRHRDMGCYLRSGGDSLPDWGWKQLEVTCDPQNYPRDMTTHWNVENHWNERLPITKSHQRARSPFFKDFLHLNVAMMISNNALVPDHDKFDTLASAPSEWPFLYRGMRMNGWGADDRKFYLVGNPIIWWGSSCSLIAAVFVLTWYLLRRQRRIHDMPPAAWDDFLFGLKVGWIGWFLQYFPFLLMGRVTYLHHYLPTLYFAVLVLVHLLDHFLWNDVTARTSMDWSIFLRTGRVVSTKLNPFVHDTAATVPGKPLSPQIKNVTFAAIAAVVTMVFFWFSGASFGMVGDISTWKYMQWRKHWDIYSQ, translated from the coding sequence ATGTCCACTGGCGACTCAAATTATTTATTAGGACGCAGTGATTCTCTTAATTTAGTCGCACGAAACAAACGAAACTCCGTTCCTGACATCGAAGGAGCGACTACTACCAGGTCTTCTGACGAACCTATTATTCATTCGGAGCCTCAATCATCAGGTGCTATTCTTCCTACACATACAAATACGAAAAGCGCTATGGGATTATCTTTGACCTGGAACGAGGACAgtcctcgagcgcggcttTTGGCGCCTGGCACGGTGCGCCCCAAGCAAAAGGACACGCGTAGCTCTAAGCTTTCTAAATATGCGGAAGCGATGCCTTCGGTCCAGCCACCTATGCCTTTATTTGAGCAGGTTAAGCTCGCTTTTCAAAATGATACTTACATGATTATGCTCTACACCATTCTCTCCATCATTACGCGACTGTATCGCATTGGTGCAAATGATCATGTGGTGTGGGATGAAGCCCACTTTGGCAAATTCGGATCGTACTACATCCGTCATCTTTTTTACTTTGACGTGCATCCACCGATCGGCAAGATCTTGGTTGCTGTTGCCGGCTGGCTTAGCGGCTTTGATGGAAACTTCGAGTTTGAATCAGGAGATCAATATCCCAGGCAAGTGCCATTTGTCAGTATGCGTATTATCATGTCGCTGTATGGCATTGCCATGGTGCCCATTGCGTACATGACGGCACAGTCACTCAACTGGAACTGGCGGAGCAAACATTTATTTGCGATTATGATTTTGCTTGACAATGGGCTACTTACTATCTCAAGGTTTATTTTGCTGGATTCTATGCTTCTTGTGTTTACTGTGAGTACTGTCCTTGGTCTGGTTCGATTCCATCGTATGCAAAAGCAGCCATTCACTTTTTGGTGGTGGTTCTGGCTCATGTACACGGGTGTTTCGCTTGGGTGCGTTACCGGTGTCAAACTTGTCGGCTTGTTTGTGACAGCGTTAGTTGGCTTGTACACCATCGAAGATTTATGGAACAAATTGGGTGATCTGAAAATGCCGGTTCGCACGTACTTGCGACACTGGTGCGCTCGTATTACTGCCCTCATCATGGTACCCGTCGCTATTTACGTCATTGGATTCAAGCTGCATTTCATGATTCTTTACAAGAGTGGTTCTGGCGATGCACAAATGAGCAGTTTGTTCCAATCTCACTTGGAGGGTAGTGATCTTAGCAACTTCCCGCTTGAAGTCGCTTATGGAAGCAAAGTTACACTAAAGAATCAGGCCTATGGTGGTGGTCTACTCCATTCACACATCCAAACGTACCCTGGAGGCTCAGAGGAACACCAAGTGACATGCTATCACCATAAAGATGATAATAACAACTTTATCATCACGCCGATCTACGAAGAGCCTCAGCTCCCTTCGCCAGATGCACAAGACACAACTCCGCctcgcatgctgcgcaaCGGAGATGTTGTGCGTCTTGTGCACGAGCAACTGAACACCAACTTACGCTCACAGGCCACGCCGGGCTTCATTTCTAAGGACAAATATGAAGTATCTTCGCGTCCGATGGATAAGGGTCAAGATTCCTCCGAATACTGGGTAGTCGAAGTATTGAAAGACGTAAATTATGGACCAGGAAAGGCAGGCATGCCCATCCGCACGCTTTCAACTACGCTTCGTTTCCGTCACCGTGATATGGGCTGCTATCTTCGCTCGGGCGGCGACTCTTTGCCAGATTGGGGTTGGAAACAACTGGAGGTGACATGCGATCCGCAAAACTACCCTAGAGACATGACGACTCATTGGAATGTGGAAAACCATTGGAACGAGCGTCTTCCGATAACAAAGTCCCATCAACGTGCACGCTCGCCATTCTTTAAAGACTTCCTTCACTTAAATGTTGCCATGATGATCAGTAATAATGCTCTCGTGCCTGACCATGACAAATTTGACACGCTGGCATCGGCACCGAGTGAATGGCCCTTCTTGTACCGCGGCATGCGTATGAATGGCTGGGGTGCTGATGACCGCAAGTTCTACCTCGTGGGCAACCCTATTATCTGGTGGGGTAGTTCATGCTCGCTGATTGCTGCCGTCTTCGTACTTACCTGGTACCTTTTGCGCCGTCAGCGACGCATTCATGATATGCCCCCCGCTGCGTGGGATGACTTCTTGTTTGGTCTCAAGGTGGGCTGGATCGGCTGGTTCTTGCAATACTTCCCATTTTTGCTCATGGGTCGCGTCACATACCTTCATCATTACCTTCCTACGCTGTACTTtgccgtgctcgtgcttgtgcacctgctcgacCACTTTTTGTGGAACGACGTAACAGCGCGCACATCGATGGATTGGTCTATCTTCTTGCGCACTGGCCGTGTCGTCAGCACCAAGCTCAATCCATTTGTGCATGATACCGCTGCTACAGTGCCTGGCAAGCCATTATCGCCTCAGATCAAGAATGTAACATTTGCTGCCATTGCTGCCGTTGTGACGATGGTTTTCTTTTGGTTCAGCGGCGCATCATTTGGCATGGTGGGCGATATCAGCACGTGGAAGTACATGCAATGGCGTAAGCATTGGGATATCTATAGCCAATAA
- a CDS encoding target of rapamycin complex subunit LST8, translating into MAATDATGHSGEHKAKPPSSMTQIPSSSKSIEQDALSVVLVTAGYDHTIRFWEAWSGLCSQTIQYSDSQVNRLAISPNKRIVAVAGNGTVRLYECSPAAAMMSHSDTPSRGASVSPISSFDGHYGNVTSIAWHCDGKWLVSGGEDGTIKIWDTRTSRPQRVYDHKSPVNDVVIHPNQGELASCDQSGSVKIWDLGENKCSHELIPEEDVPMRSVSIASDGSCLVAANNKGRVYVWKMRSGVAEDDQHEHTELEPVTKFQAHDTYITRCALSPDARYLATCSADTTVKLWSTSQYRFALNKVLQGHQRWVWDVSFSADSAYLVSASSDHVARLWELSSGKTMRQYNGHHRAAVCVALNDTSLEP; encoded by the coding sequence ATGGCGGCGACAGATGCAACTGGCCATTCAGGTGAGCACAAGGCGAAGCCCCCATCTTCAATGACACAAATTCCATCATCATCAAAATCTATTGAGCAGGACGCTTTATCTGTTGTCCTTGTGACAGCGGGCTACGACCACACAATCCGGTTTTGGGAGGCTTGGTCTGGCCTGTGCTCACAGACCATTCAGTATTCTGATTCACAGGTGAACCGTCTCGCTATCTCTCCTAACAAGCGCATCGTAGCTGTAGCTGGCAATGGTACTGTGCGGCTCTATGAATGCAGCCCAGCTGCGGCTATGATGTCTCATTCTGATACACCCAGCCGCGGAGCCAGCGTGTCACCGATCAGTAGCTTTGATGGTCATTACGGTAATGTGACATCCATTGCATGGCACTGTGATGGAAAGTGGCTTGTCAGTGGTGGTGAGGATGGAACGATCAAGATCTGGGATACACGCACTTCACGGCCGCAGCGTGTGTATGACCACAAGTCGCCGGTGAATGATGTTGTCATCCATCCGAATCAAGGAGAGTTGGCTTCGTGTGATCAGAGTGGTAGCGTGAAGATTTGGGATTTGGGCGAGAATAAATGCAGTCATGAGCTAATCCCGGAAGAAGACGTGCCCATGCGGTCCGTTTCGATTGCTTCCGATGGCTCTTGTCTCGTGGCAGCCAACAACAAAGGTCGTGTGTATGTATGGAAGATGCGAAGCGGCGTAGCAGAAGATGATCAACATGAGCATACGGAGCTGGAGCCAGTGACAAAATTTCAAGCCCATGATACCTATATTACTCGATGCGCCCTTAGTCCTGACGCGCGATACCTGGCCACATGCTCTGCCGACACCACAGTCAAACTTTGGTCAACGTCACAGTACCGATTCGCGCTCAACAAGGTATTACAAGGGCATCAAAGATGGGTTTGGGATGTGTCTTTTAGCGCTGATAGCGCATATCTTGTATCGGCATCATCCGACCATGTAGCCCGCTTGTGGGAATTGTCGAGCGGCAAGACCATGCGGCAGTACAACGGTCATCATCGTGCAGCAGTGTGTGTTGCACTGAACGACACGAGCTTGGAACCGTAA
- a CDS encoding large subunit ribosomal protein L44 encodes MMATRAFAVVAAARSLVLRRSFHTSRGVNHATPVSVVNLDRDAPRGHLPSFVRLHPALWASLKSQTPSAIAALGSRFHLITPNMPEDEFDRRVALLRVACTHPSVLSVQETAFSLPMSVQERKQVPELHENIEHNAQLATLGNSLLGMISAEFFHLKFPHLPTRVLKAFVSAFVGPSTLADVGSEMGILSQGVQRWDRTGSSSLVRRTPRGGTTTVPLLSKDVAAQSVRALVAVMFQELGMAATRGFIHSYLLSRRLDLALLLKFHDPKRVLSATCKKYGKPVPQSRMIAETGRLSINPVFVVGVYSGAVKLGEGTGSSIRMAEYRAAEDALRRLYLSEKPDDSFTLPSTTLDDTFSGQAPLPHSLKMAASRTMAPVHVPQPLGRSEVLHESRG; translated from the coding sequence ATGATGGCCACGCGAGCCTTTGCCGTTGTGGCAGCGGCTCGTTCGCTTGtgctgcggcgctcgtTTCACACTTCTAGAGGCGTGAATCATGCTACGCCAGTGTCTGTTGTGAACCTAGATCGTGATGCACCTCGGGGTCATCTTCCTAGTTTTGTGCGTCTTCACCCTGCCCTTTGGGCATCATTAAAGTCTCAGACTCCGTCTGCTATCGCAGCTCTTGGATCTCGATTCCACCTTATTACTCCTAATATGCCCGAGGATGAATTCGACAGACGCGTGGCTCTTTTACGCGTGGCTTGCACGCATCCCAGCGTGCTCTCTGTCCAAGAGACGGCTTTCTCCTTGCCCATGTCGGTACAAGAACGGAAACAAGTACCAGAACTGCATGAGAATATTGAACATAATGCTCAACTTGCCACGCTGGGCAACAGCCTACTTGGCATGATCTCTGCTGAGTTTTTTCACTTAAAATTCCCCCACCTCCCGACCCGCGTTTTAAAGGCCTTTGTCAGTGCTTTTGTTGGACCCAGCACTTTGGCGGATGTAGGATCTGAGATGGGTATCTTGTCACAGGGTGTTCAACGTTGGGATCGGACTGGCTCGTCGTCCCTGGTTCGACGCACCCCCCGTGGCGGCACTACTACCGTTCCCCTCCTCAGTAAGGATGTGGCTGCGCAATCTGTGCGAGCACTTGTAGCAGTGATGTTCCAGGAGCTTGGGATGGCAGCTACCCGTGGTTTCATCCACAGTTACCTCCTCAGCCGCCGTCTCGACCTGGCTTTGCTGCTTAAATTTCACGATCCTAAGCGCGTGCTGTCTGCCACCTGTAAAAAGTATGGGAAGCCAGTGCCCCAGAGCCGAATGATTGCAGAAACGGGTCGGCTCAGCATCAACCCTGTATTTGTTGTCGGTGTGTACAGTGGCGCCGTAAAACTGGGCGAAGGCACAGGCAGCAGCATTCGCATGGCTGAATACCGTGCAGCTGAGGACGCGCTTCGGCGACTGTACCTGTCTGAAAAGCCGGACGACTCATTTACCCTTCCATCAACCACTCTGGATGACACATTCTCGGGCCAGGCGCCTCTGCCCCACTCTCTAAAAATGGCTGCCTCTCGCACGATGGCACCGGTGCATGTGCCCCAGCCACTGGGTCGAAGTGAAGTTTTGCACGAATCTCGCGGATGA